In one window of Pristiophorus japonicus isolate sPriJap1 chromosome 9, sPriJap1.hap1, whole genome shotgun sequence DNA:
- the LOC139273968 gene encoding probable G-protein coupled receptor 139, whose amino-acid sequence MNLEMMMGFLFKRERLEVMMEILFHPAVHEVMGGLLYQEGFDVMSRREHQLRHSAISGSTERRRMYLMISEFKILAFIFEIEKIYYPILAVVGVPANAMTILMLSRGKCGLSKCVTRYLVAMAAADLLVVITDLILRQIPVVHRLDFVRGIPVCNIHAVLLYAATDCSVWFTVTFTFDRFVAICCQKLKIKYCTEKTAAMALGTVTVLSCLKNIFWYFMYLRKYTFTNTPWFCYVSVLVMVSYLWGTIELLHSILTPCVPFVLILLLNALTIRHILVASRARRRLRDHSSEGIASDIEMKKRRKSIILLLIISGNFILLWAVFMLFSIWNRMSYLGYYTLHLPSYVKEIGFMLQLLSCCTNTCVYAMTQTKFREQLKNVVKCPFLLIVKIIP is encoded by the exons ATGAACCTTGAGATGATGATGGGCTTTCTCTTTAAACGGGAGAGACTTGAGGTGATGATGGAAATTTTATTTCACCCGGCAGTTCATGAGGTGATGGGGGGCcttctttaccaggaaggctttgatgtGATG TCTCGCAGAGAGCATCAACTCCGGCATTCAGCGATCAGCGGCTCTACCGAGAGGAGAAGAATGTATTTAATGATCAGTGAGTTTAAGATACTCGCGTTCATTTTTGAGATAGAAAAGATATACTATCCCATTCTGGCTGTGGTCGGGGTCCCTG CTAACGCAATGACGATTTTGAtgctgtctcggggaaagtgcggtctctccaaatgtgtcactcgctacttggtggccatggcagccgcggatctactggtcgttatcactgacctgatattgaggcagatTCCAGTTGTTCATCGTCTAGATTTTGTGCGGGGAatccccgtgtgtaatatccacgccgtcctgctttatgcagccacagactgttctgtctggttcacagtcactttcacctttgatcgattcgtggcaatttgttgccagaagctgaaaattaAATATTGCACTGAGAAAACCGCGGCTATGGCTCttggaacagtgactgtgctgagctgtttGAAGAAtattttctggtactttatgtatttACGTAAGTACACGTTTACCAATACCCCCTGGTTCTGTTATGTGAGTGTTCTTGTTATGGTTTCATATTTGTGGGGAACAATCGAGCTTCTTCATTCTATTCTAACCCCTTGTGTCCCTTTTGTCCTGATTCTGCTCCTCAATGCTTTAAccatcagacacattttagtggccagcagagcccgcaggagactccgggatcACAGCAGCGAGGGGATCGCCAGTGACATAGAGATGAAGaaacgaaggaaatccatcattttactgctcaTTATTTCAGGGAATTTCATTCTGTTATGGGCGGTGTTTATGCTCTTTTCTATTTGGAACCGGATGTCATATTTAGGTTATTATACTTTACATTTACCTTCTTACGTGAAAGAAATAGGATTCATGCTCCAGcttctgagttgctgcacaaacacttgtGTTTATGCCAtgacccagactaaattcagagagcagttgaagaatgtggttaAATGTCCCTTTCTCCTCATTGTTAAAATCATTCCATGA